Part of the Henckelia pumila isolate YLH828 chromosome 2, ASM3356847v2, whole genome shotgun sequence genome is shown below.
AAAGGTAAAGAAGCAAGTTGTGGCCTTGCTATCGACGTCGGATCAATCGGTATTCTACCGTTGCCGGATAGAATCCCATCAAGACACATTGTACGCTCACTCTGGCAGGCAATTCTACCGCGACTGCCTCATATACGGCACGGTGGACTTCATATTCGGCGACTCGGCCGTGGTTATACAGAACAGCCGAATCGTCCCATACAGGCCAATAGAAGGGAACACGAACACAATAACAGCACAAGGGAAAGTGTGCCCGTGCTCTAACACAGGCATTTCCATACAAAACTGTGTGATTTCATCTCCGGAATGGGATCTCACGGGAGTCAGAACATACTTGGGTCGGCCATGCATGGAAAGAATATTCCACCACCATTTTCATGCAAAGCCAGATAGAAAGCTTGGTTGATCCACAGGGATGGCTTCCTTGGGATCAATATGTTCCGgtgaatataaattatattgaatTCAATAACAGGGGACCTGGTGCGAATGTTGCGGGAAGGGTTCAATGGAAAGGGGTGAGTGCCCGGAATAGTACTCGAGAACAAGCTAGCAGGTTCACTGTGAGGTCTCTTATCAATGGAGATCGATGGCTTCCGGCGATAGGCGTGCCTTTTCAATTAGACTTGTGAGTGAATACTCATTTTTTCAACAAGGAGACCCtaaaaatgataataatatatCCATCTAATAAAGTGGCAAACTAGCTATGATAGTTATTACTCCGATCCCATGCATGTCTCTAGCTATCAATAAAACATGTTCTACGGAAATTTTTAACATTTTTGGTTATGTAAGTGGtacttttttttcattttttttaatcttgattattttatttttttatcgatATGTCTGTTGTGAGCGACCTCGCATCTGCAGTTTCAAGTGGCACGTGTATTTTTTGATGTCATGTCGTCACGTGAGAACTCTTGCGAAAATtaatgactaaataaataatataagaaaattttcaaattaaaagaCAAACTTTAAGTTGATGATGATCGAATAGCATGTCTGAAAATAAACAAAACGTGTAATTATGAGGGCATCCGCATTAGTAACCATTAATCTGCATTATTCCACCTTCCACCTCTTTAAAAAATGTAGGGTCCACGTGCCACATACTCATTATATGAATATCTTCTCATTATTAATACGGAAAATGTTATATGTACACATTGATTTACACATTGGATTACACACTAcacatgaaattacaaaattatccctccacttgatttgaaaaaaatctttccaaaatacattaaagatatttatgtaatttcaagtgcaacgTGTAATCCAACGTGTAACCCTCCGTATACACGTAGCATCACCCTATTAATACATACTCACATTCATTTAATATCAATACTCATTATTTATGGATCCCACTTTCCAttcattattaaataaataaatttctaattttgtttacaattttaaaattgtatattttttgttttgattaaaaaaataatatattttaaaaatatgaaataaccGTTGGGCTCTAGATATTTTAGTTTTCCTCTCTATTCCATACATTACTACGTTAATGTAGATGAATTTTTGGGCTGACTTGGCAGCCCAAATTAATAATCCATGCACCCACATTGGTGCAATAATATTAATAGATGTTAATAATCACCTATTAATGCACCAATGTGGATGTTCTAGACCAAAACTGTGATTATTTTCCCCGCGGCCAGCCCACTTTGACTATTTTAAATTATCGCTAACACTATAAATATTGATGAATATATAGCATGACTGAAATTAAAGTAAACAAAACATGACCAAAACTATAATTTTCCCCTCGGTCAGCCCACTTTGACTATttgaaattattatatttaagtaatatatatatatatatatatatatatatatattgttgtgaaaaagtaaaaaatttatggtaaaaaataaaaatttcaaaactcaaaatttatcaaactctacactttataatatttttctctcaactcaattgttatttcttcacaaatgttgaggtctatttatagatccttaattgagaaatgtccaaaaataaacatgtcatccattacataatcaaaaattaaaatatcatcacatcaccatcacaataattttcaatctaattttaatatataatttccaatACTCTCCCTTGTGATGATATGATCGTGATATTAAGTGtttgtatactgcctcgttaaaaaccttactagaaaaaacccagtgggataaaaaccatagcaaggaaaaaagagtgcagccacgtaaactccccctcgaGTTAATATGATCGATTCTTCACATACGCCGTAGATTTCGCATccctatattatatatatgttttctgaATATTGCCGTAGGaacctttgtgaagagatctgatgagttatcacttgattgaatgtaacatatatcaatatctttattcttctcaagctcttgagtgtaggcaaataactttggggggatatgtttggttctgtcacttttaatgtatccttctttcatttgagcaatacatgcaacaTTTTCTTAATACAGCGTCACAGgattcttgtctactgataatccacaagaagtttggatatgttgtgtcactgattttagccaaacacattcacgacttgcttcatgtagcgcaataatctcgacgcaatttgatgaagttgttacgagtgtttgtttctgtgaacgccaagaaattgttgtgcctccacgagtaaatacatatccggtttgggaacgtgccttatgtggatcagataaacaTCCAGCATCAGcgtaaccaatgatactttgattggtgtcttttgagtacaaaagtctcaaatctgtcgtttctcgtagataacggaatatatgtttaattccattTCAGTGTCTCTTtcttggatatgaactgaatcttgccaataaatttacagcaaaagatatatcaggtcttgtgcaattttcaagatacataaaggcaccaatggcacttagatatggtacttctggaccaagaataacttcatcatcttcacatggacagAATGAATCCTTTtgtatgtttaatgatcttacaaccattggagtacttaatggatttgatttattcatattaaaatgtttaaggatcttttctgtataatttgtctggtgaacaaaaattccacattctttttgttcgatttgcaaacccagacagtacttggtttttccaagatccttcatttcgaattcttccttcaagtacataataacttcttgaatttctttattcgttccaatgatgtttaaatcatcaacatatacaacaataattacacatccggatgttgttctcttgatgaaaacacaagggcatattggatcatttacatatccctttttcatcaagtgctcacttagccgattataccacattcggccggattgcttcaacccatataatgatctttgcaattttacataataaaattctctgggttttgaactttgtgcttcaggtatcttaaatccttcagggattttcatgtatatatcactatcaagtgatccgtataagtaagctgtaacaacatccataagacacatttccaaattttcagatacagccaaactaatcaaatatcgaaacgtaattgcatccataacaggagaatacgtttcttcataatcaattccagacctttgagaaaaacctagCTTGTggaacaagtctagctttatatctgattatttcatttttctcatttctctttcgaataaaaactcatttgtatccaataggttttacacctttaggtgtgaggactataggtccaaaaacattgcgtttatttagcgaatccaattcaacctggatgacatctttccatttggcccaatcatgatgagttttacattcaccaaaagattttggttcatgatcctcattttcatttatgatgtcacatgccacattataagaaaatatctcatcaatatcttctatatcttttcggttccatatttttccagtattaatataattgatagagatttcacgattctcgtcagtttgtggttctgacagaacattttcaacatcaggtgtttcttctggaacaccattttctattttatgatcatcgtgtttctctatgtcttttcttttccgaggatttttatccttggaaccgactggccttccacgcttcaagcgttttatgacatcatgagtgtcttcaatttgtttctttggaatttcaatttgagcaggggcatttacagcatgtatatatgattttgttaccccttttgtgtctgcaaatgcatctggcatttgatttgcaattctttgcaagtgcacaatttgttgtacatctttctcacattgtttggtccttggatccaaatgtaacaatgatgatacataccatgtgatttctttttcgatttgtttcttttctccccctaacattgggaaaattttttcattaaaatgacaatcagcaaagcgtggtgtaaacacatcgcctgtctgaggctcaagatatcaaATGATTGATgtgctatcataaccgatataaatacctatttttctttgaggacccatttttaaTCGTTgagtggtgcaataggcacatacaccatatatccaaaaattctcagatgagaaatatttggttttttaccaaatgcaagctgcaatggggagaatttatgatatgcacttggtctgatgcgaattaatgccgcagcatgtaaaatttcatgtccccatatagaaataaggagttttgttctcataatcattgttCTAGCAATCAGTtatagacgtttaatcaatgattcagctaatccattatGTGTatatatgaacatgagcaacaggatgttcaacagtaattcccattgacatacaatagtcattgaaagtttgggaagtaaattctccagcattatcaagtcttattttattgattgtataATTgaaaaattgattccgcaattttattatttgagccattaatctttCAAATatcacattccgagttgacaataagcatacatatgaccatctgctagaggcatcgatcaataccataaaatatcgaaatggtccacatggtggatgaattggcccacaaatatgaCCCTGAAtatgttcaagaaatatgggtgattctggttggattttagctggcgatggtcttataataagttttccaagagaacatattttacattaaaacttattattctgaaagatcttctggtcttttaatggatgaccatgtgtattttcaataatttttcgcatcattattgaaccaggatgccCCAATCGATCgtgccaattggttaatattaaAGAACTATTaaacaccatatttgattcgattggtcttatatgtgtataatgcaatccagtagggagcattgataatttttcaaccacatatttctttcctgatttatatgtggtaagacacatatatttctgatttccatcagttatcgtctcagtatcatacccatgagaatatatgtcattaaaactcaataaattttttttgattctGGTGAATATAATGCATCATTTATCGAAAAATTGTATCATTAGGTATCAAAAAATGTGTTTtttcacaaccttcaatcaagtctacaggacctgatattgtattcaccattgtttttgttggttttaattccaagaaatatcttttatctcggagaatagtgtgcgttgtatcACTATCAGGTATGCAAACTTTCATGGGATTATTTCCTTATTTAGCTTTGCTCATACCATTTTCCATTTTgaacttcaaaagaaaatatgcaataaagaaaattaatgaaattatataaaaaatataacatgtttcataatacaaaaatacatgaaaaataCAGTATGTTACATTCTAttcccaccaatatattaatcaatgtcttcgaaatcatttgaaaaatcagcagcatcgaaatgagttgaaccacttgaatggttactgttttcaacaaaattggtctcttttcctttcccctttgtcgattctttatagagcttacataggtgctcgggggttcgacaaatatgtgaccaaagtcctggagtgccacatctataacaaacactctgagatctttttgagtgattttcattttcactcatatttttatgctgcctttttggtgggtgattcgtgacgttcttttgagataagttattgaagtaactatctcgcttattttcatatccatggccgtgaccacgaccgcgatcatttttacgtccacgtccacgtccacgtccacgtcctCGTCctcgtccacgcccacgtcctcgacctcgtccacgaccaaaatctggtctatgcctttgattttggttttcatttttaattacaaCATTTGCTTCTgaaaatgccgttgatccagtgggtcgggattgatgatttctcattaacaattcgttgttcttttcgcactctatactgttgttgtagagttatattcgatgcgtggaaagtggaaaatgttttttcaaacatttccatttcagtaacaacatgcccacaaaatttcaattgcgagactattcgatacatcgcagaattgtaatcactgaattttttaaagtcttggaatctcaacgtattccattcatcacgggcggtcgggagtataacttctcttatatgctcaaatctttcttccagcccttttcataaaatcattgggtctttttctgtgagatactcacatttcaatccttcatcaagatgtctacttaagaaaatcatagaatttgccttttcttgtgaggatgatatattattttcttttatggtatcacttagacccaatgactcaatatgcatctctacatcgagagtccatgacatataattctttccagtgatatcgagcgcaacgaattcaatctttgtcaaatttgacatggtggtactagaaaaataacaatgcattttattagttaatttccattaatatgacaatacaaaataatggataaacgacgagtacaagtatgtttaaaaatatatgaaaagtgtgcggtgaataatcgccggtgagtacaagactcgtgagcatagGGATGACAACGGGGCGGGTCTGGGGCGGGTTTGGCTAAACCCGGGACCCGGCCCACCTCCCTTTGGACCCGCCCCACCCTGCGAACCCAGCGAGTGCAAtccgggttagacccgttggacccgccataaattaaataattttaaatttattaaaataaaaaaaataaaaagtttaaaaattaacaaatatcattaaatttaatttcaaatatagatttataatatttaagacaaaaaataaattattctcacaattttaaatttattaacttgtaattaattaatatttattagctaaaaaatattataatgatttatttttatactaaacatatcataataaaataaattcatttcaatccaataatattatacattcaaattatggataaaatattaattatttagtataataatataattatatattattaatattacatatatattttatatttatatatatacatgaatattttaaatttatatatatataatactttggcggggcgggttcggggcgggtttggccaaacccgaaACCCGCCCCGGACCTGATTTGGCGGGTCGGGGCGGGTTTTATGCGGGGGCGGGTTTAGACTCGCCTCATTGCCATCCCtacgtgagcatgatgatcataatcgttatgaaaaatagccttaaaaatgccatcatcttcatcttcgaaaaaaaaaatgaggagaaaatattttgagagaatgactgaattttggtgtgattgaaaatgagtttgagtgaacatatttataagccaaaaactagccgttttgttaccgtttgtgatcGTTGGgggtaaataaaaaaaatcgagtatgtgttgaataaaaattcgtgataatcatgcgatgcatataatgataatcataattaaataattatgtatatcatatcacattattataaggtcggtgtcatagacagtcttttatataatattgtgaaattatacaaatatagttagtataaagtcaggtatagtatatcctatcacattattataagatcggtgacGTCATAGAcaatcttttatataatattgtgaaattatacaaatatagttagtataaagtcaggtatagtatattatcatatcacattattataagatcggtgtcatagacaaccttttatataatattgtgaaattatatattaatatatacacaataaaaatatataaacagtaaaaatgaatattcttacttgttgaatatttttgacttcttcttgtattttggagcgtcgaaaattatagagaaccttcgagcgatcgtgctgataacgtgttatgaaaaagtaaaaatttatggtaaaaagtaaaaacttcaaaactcaaaatttatcaaactctacactttataatatttttctctcaaatcaattgttatttcttcacaaatgttgaggtctatttatagatcctcaattgagaaatgtccaaaaataaatatgtcatccattacataatcaaaaattaaaatatcatcacatcaccttcacaataattttcaatctaattttaatatataatttccaatatatatatataatattaattaaggGAGAATCTCTTTTAAAAACTACTTTtgatggaaatttttttttgttccaAAAATACCCTTAGCACTTTACTTTTAACTTTTTAAACTGATTATCACTTTGCTTATAAGTATTATGAATTTACCAATTTTATTTTCCTAAATTGATAAGCTTGATTTTTATCTTCTCaagataaaatttttttcatttctccATTTTTTTCACGAGCAGCGTTTTTTATACACACGATGTATAAATAAGTGTAAACCAAGGTCAAAGTTTTTCAATTGTGTATTTTCAATTTTGTAACTTTTTTGTAACTAAAAAGTGCATGTTTTGAaggtaaattttttataaataaatacttaCAAAAATTATTCATTAGCATTACTCATTATTTCTCCTTATGactaataaattaataatagaaAAGGTTCAGCAAAAAACAATGACGTTCATAAAATTTGTGCAAGGATCTA
Proteins encoded:
- the LOC140877257 gene encoding probable pectinesterase/pectinesterase inhibitor 46 — translated: MGFINAAKVKKQVVALLSTSDQSVFYRCRIESHQDTLYAHSGRQFYRDCLIYGTVDFIFGDSAVVIQNSRIVPYRPIEGNTNTITAQGKVCPCSNTGISIQNCVISSPEWDLTGGWLPWDQYVPVNINYIEFNNRGPGANVAGRVQWKGVSARNSTREQASRFTVRSLINGDRWLPAIGVPFQLDL